A window of the Electrophorus electricus isolate fEleEle1 chromosome 11, fEleEle1.pri, whole genome shotgun sequence genome harbors these coding sequences:
- the rel gene encoding proto-oncogene c-Rel isoform X1 has product MDAHFPVLNMGEPCVQIFEQPKQRGMRFRYKCEGRSAGSIPGERSSDNNRTYPSIQILNTCGKGKVRVSLVTKNEPYRPHPHDLVGKDCKDGYYEAEFGPERRVVAFQNLGIQCVRRREVRDAIMQRVNRGLNPFNVPREQLLQTEEYDLNVVRLCFQVFLQDESGRYSIAIPPVISNPIYDNRAPNTAELRICRVNKNSGSVKGGDEIFLLCDKVQKDDIEVRFFTQTWEARGSFSQADVHRQVAIVFRTPAYCDTSITSPVTVRMQLRRPTDQEVSEPMEFRYLPDDKDPYGCREKKRKIENLMKSFSSFPPKPMMPQRIKTEPTNYYPKHPSTGMMRQNQQSMYSSPYQPHPMVTSSSASPAPAPFSHAQWHGSSLHFSTASSSTGPSNGMAMQQLNPVNPAPTLTTTGESGSSLPLLSSTDLEFLDQGPSASQSQQEQQEQSLLHPQQILHRKEALPAGEGVWYNNFVSPAPGTQNGAASTSGVMVMSYPYRESQDGSEMLQSLVVPQTTLHLKQEPQGQSNLTMLGPSNSNSDCTQSFTVLNYPTANGSGQETMRQAASGAVGGPGQRNTQHPCYPISGMVHEGNLDGMSWPFFPE; this is encoded by the exons ATGGATG CTCATTTTCCCGTACTGAACA TGGGAGAGCCCTGTGTTCAGATCTTTGAACAACCCAAACAAAGAGGAATGCGCTTCCGATATAAGTGCGAAGGCCGTTCAGCAGGAAGCATACCTGGCGAGAGAAGCTCGGACAATAACAGGACATACCCTAGCATTCAG ATTTTGAATACCTGTGGGAAAGGGAAAGTGCGTGTGTCTCTGGTGACTAAAAACGAGCCGTACAGACCACATCCACATGACCTGGTGGGAAAAGACTGCAAGGATGGTTACTATGAGGCCGAATTTGGACCCGAGCGCAGAGTTGTTGC CTTCCAGAACCTGGGTATCCAGTGTGTAAGGAGAAGAGAAGTTAGGGATGCCATTATGCAGAGAGTAAACCGAGGCCTCAACCCTTTCAATG tgcccCGGGAGCAGCTCTTGCAGACGGAGGAGTATGACCTGAATGTGGTGCGTCTGTGCTTCCAGGTCTTTTTGCAGGATGAGAGTGGACGCTACAGCATCGCCATACCTCCTGTCATCTCTAACCCCATCTATGACAACC GGGCCCCAAACACAGCTGAGCTGCGCATCTGCCGGGTCAATAAAAACAGTGGCAGCGTGAAGGGTGGCGATGAGATCTTCCTTCTTTGTGACAAAGTGCAGAAAG ATGACATAGAGGTGCGCTTCTTCACCCAGACCTGGGAGGCCCGTGGCTCCTTCTCCCAGGCAGACGTGCACAGGCAGGTAGCCATCGTGTTCCGCACGCCTGCCTACTGCGACACCTCCATCACGTCTCCCGTCACCGTGCGCATGCAGCTGCGCCGTCCCACTGACCAGGAGGTGAGCGAACCCATGGAATTCCGCTACCTGCCCGATGACAAAG ATCCTTATGGCTGCCGAGAGAAGAAACGCAAAATAGAGAATCTGATGAAGTCCTTTTCCAGTTTTCCGCCAAAACCAATGATGCCCCAAAGAATTAAAACTG AGCCAACAAATTACTATCCAAAGCACCCTAGCACTGGTATGATGAGACAAAATCAACAAAGCATGTACAGTAGTCCCTATCAGCCTCACCCCATGGTGACCTCGTCTTCGgcttctccagctccagcaccGTTCAGTCATGCACAGTGGCACGGttcttcacttcacttcagCACAGCAAGTAGCAGCACAGGGCCCAGTAATGGGATGGCTATGCAACAGCTGAACCCGGTTAACCCAGCTCCCACCCTAACCACTACAGGGGAGAGTGGAAGCAGTCTGCCTTTACTGAGTTCAACAGATCTGGAGTTTCTTGACCAAGGTCCTTCAGCCAGCCAATcccagcaggagcagcaggagcagagcCTACTTCACCCCCAGCAAATTCTCCATAGGAAGGAAGCCCTGCCTGCAGGGGAAGGCGTCTGGTACAACAACTTCGTCTCACCAGCTCCAGGGACACAGAATGGTGCAGCAAGTACAAGCGGGGTTATGGTGATGAGCTACCCATACAGAGAGAGCCAGGATGGCAGTGAGATGCTCCAGAGCCTGGTGGTCCCTCAGACAactcttcatttaaaacaagAGCCTCAAGGGCAGAGTAACCTGACCATGCTGGGTCCTAGTAACTCCAACTCTGACTGCACACAGTCTTTCACTGTGCTCAACTACCCAACTGCCAACGGTAGTGGTCAGGAGACGATGAGACAGGCAGCCAGTGGTGCAGTGGGTGGGCCAGGGCAGAGAAACACCCAGCATCCTTGCTATCCCATCAGTGGAATGGTACATGAGGGCAATCTGGATGGCATGTCTTGGCCCTTCTTTCCAGAGTAA
- the rel gene encoding proto-oncogene c-Rel isoform X2, whose amino-acid sequence MDVGEPCVQIFEQPKQRGMRFRYKCEGRSAGSIPGERSSDNNRTYPSIQILNTCGKGKVRVSLVTKNEPYRPHPHDLVGKDCKDGYYEAEFGPERRVVAFQNLGIQCVRRREVRDAIMQRVNRGLNPFNVPREQLLQTEEYDLNVVRLCFQVFLQDESGRYSIAIPPVISNPIYDNRAPNTAELRICRVNKNSGSVKGGDEIFLLCDKVQKDDIEVRFFTQTWEARGSFSQADVHRQVAIVFRTPAYCDTSITSPVTVRMQLRRPTDQEVSEPMEFRYLPDDKDPYGCREKKRKIENLMKSFSSFPPKPMMPQRIKTEPTNYYPKHPSTGMMRQNQQSMYSSPYQPHPMVTSSSASPAPAPFSHAQWHGSSLHFSTASSSTGPSNGMAMQQLNPVNPAPTLTTTGESGSSLPLLSSTDLEFLDQGPSASQSQQEQQEQSLLHPQQILHRKEALPAGEGVWYNNFVSPAPGTQNGAASTSGVMVMSYPYRESQDGSEMLQSLVVPQTTLHLKQEPQGQSNLTMLGPSNSNSDCTQSFTVLNYPTANGSGQETMRQAASGAVGGPGQRNTQHPCYPISGMVHEGNLDGMSWPFFPE is encoded by the exons ATGGATG TGGGAGAGCCCTGTGTTCAGATCTTTGAACAACCCAAACAAAGAGGAATGCGCTTCCGATATAAGTGCGAAGGCCGTTCAGCAGGAAGCATACCTGGCGAGAGAAGCTCGGACAATAACAGGACATACCCTAGCATTCAG ATTTTGAATACCTGTGGGAAAGGGAAAGTGCGTGTGTCTCTGGTGACTAAAAACGAGCCGTACAGACCACATCCACATGACCTGGTGGGAAAAGACTGCAAGGATGGTTACTATGAGGCCGAATTTGGACCCGAGCGCAGAGTTGTTGC CTTCCAGAACCTGGGTATCCAGTGTGTAAGGAGAAGAGAAGTTAGGGATGCCATTATGCAGAGAGTAAACCGAGGCCTCAACCCTTTCAATG tgcccCGGGAGCAGCTCTTGCAGACGGAGGAGTATGACCTGAATGTGGTGCGTCTGTGCTTCCAGGTCTTTTTGCAGGATGAGAGTGGACGCTACAGCATCGCCATACCTCCTGTCATCTCTAACCCCATCTATGACAACC GGGCCCCAAACACAGCTGAGCTGCGCATCTGCCGGGTCAATAAAAACAGTGGCAGCGTGAAGGGTGGCGATGAGATCTTCCTTCTTTGTGACAAAGTGCAGAAAG ATGACATAGAGGTGCGCTTCTTCACCCAGACCTGGGAGGCCCGTGGCTCCTTCTCCCAGGCAGACGTGCACAGGCAGGTAGCCATCGTGTTCCGCACGCCTGCCTACTGCGACACCTCCATCACGTCTCCCGTCACCGTGCGCATGCAGCTGCGCCGTCCCACTGACCAGGAGGTGAGCGAACCCATGGAATTCCGCTACCTGCCCGATGACAAAG ATCCTTATGGCTGCCGAGAGAAGAAACGCAAAATAGAGAATCTGATGAAGTCCTTTTCCAGTTTTCCGCCAAAACCAATGATGCCCCAAAGAATTAAAACTG AGCCAACAAATTACTATCCAAAGCACCCTAGCACTGGTATGATGAGACAAAATCAACAAAGCATGTACAGTAGTCCCTATCAGCCTCACCCCATGGTGACCTCGTCTTCGgcttctccagctccagcaccGTTCAGTCATGCACAGTGGCACGGttcttcacttcacttcagCACAGCAAGTAGCAGCACAGGGCCCAGTAATGGGATGGCTATGCAACAGCTGAACCCGGTTAACCCAGCTCCCACCCTAACCACTACAGGGGAGAGTGGAAGCAGTCTGCCTTTACTGAGTTCAACAGATCTGGAGTTTCTTGACCAAGGTCCTTCAGCCAGCCAATcccagcaggagcagcaggagcagagcCTACTTCACCCCCAGCAAATTCTCCATAGGAAGGAAGCCCTGCCTGCAGGGGAAGGCGTCTGGTACAACAACTTCGTCTCACCAGCTCCAGGGACACAGAATGGTGCAGCAAGTACAAGCGGGGTTATGGTGATGAGCTACCCATACAGAGAGAGCCAGGATGGCAGTGAGATGCTCCAGAGCCTGGTGGTCCCTCAGACAactcttcatttaaaacaagAGCCTCAAGGGCAGAGTAACCTGACCATGCTGGGTCCTAGTAACTCCAACTCTGACTGCACACAGTCTTTCACTGTGCTCAACTACCCAACTGCCAACGGTAGTGGTCAGGAGACGATGAGACAGGCAGCCAGTGGTGCAGTGGGTGGGCCAGGGCAGAGAAACACCCAGCATCCTTGCTATCCCATCAGTGGAATGGTACATGAGGGCAATCTGGATGGCATGTCTTGGCCCTTCTTTCCAGAGTAA
- the papolg gene encoding poly(A) polymerase gamma isoform X1 — protein sequence MKEMSAISNNMLSGQQPQKHYGITSSISLAFPREIDHMYTQKLIEAMKPFGVFEDEDELNHRLAVLGKLNSFVKNWIAEISESKNLPPSAIANVGGKIFTFGSYRLGVHTKGADIDALCVAPRHVERSDFFSSFFEKLKQHEEIKDLRAVEDAFVPVIKFKFDGIEIDLLFARLALQSIPDNLDLRGDSLLRNLDIRCIRSLNGCRVTDEILYLVPNKENFRLTLRAIKLWAKRRGIYSNMLGFLGGVSWAMLVARTCQLYPNAVAATLVHKFFLVFSKWEWPNPVLLKQPEDSNLNLPVWDPRVNPADRYHLMPIITPAYPQQNSTYNVSTSTRTIMSEEFKYGLAVTDEILQGKAEWSKLFEPPNFFQKYKHYIVLTASASTEENHLEWVGLVESKIRVLVGNLERNEYITLAHVNPQSFPWSKESRNENDFVSMWFIGIIFKKLENADCVNIDLTYDIQSFTDTVYRQANNINMLKEGMTIEATHVRKKQLHQYLPSELVHRGKKKSLGDLNRSSNGGGSKRCSLDNSQLDSSRDTDTGTPFSSPVPVKKVCKATSSPDDSITPPAPLFVDSSPVSDSSPPKQEQGMSIPVIGAKPSAKPTAAPVSSTIPTVVGRSVIPRMSSPTSSPPDLPNGLNGVAPKRPHSPSLEEPPKKLKDTEQMFSDDSAFKEPYPPPSNGQDLVDTPTVEGAAVTKPMPIPTIDTSRTQRLPSKELPDSSSPVPTSNLRVIKNSIRLTLNR from the exons ATGAAAGAAATGTCAGC AATCAGTAACAATATGCTTAGCGGGCAGCAGCCTCAGAAACACTATGGTATCACTTCATCAATCAGCCTGGCTTTTCCCAGGGAGATTGACCACATGTACACTCAGAAGCTCATAGAGGCTATGAAACCTTTTGGAGTCTTTGAGGATGAAGATGAGCTCAATCACAG GCTTGCAGTTCTTGGAAAACTTAATTCATTTGTGAAAAATTGGATTGCGGAGATCAGTGAATCAAAG AACCTGCCACCTTCAGCTATAGCGAACGTTGGGGGCAAAATTTTTACCTTTGGGTCCTATCGACTGGGAGTGCACACGAAAG GGGCTGATATTGATGCTCTGTGTGTTGCACCTCGTCATGTTGAGAGGAGCGActttttttcatctttctttgaAAAACTAAAACAGCATGAGGAGATCAAGGACCTGCGG GCTGTGGAAGATGCATTTGTACCTGTGATAAAATTCAAGTTTGATGGGATTGAG ATTGATCTTCTTTTTGCGAGACTTGCTTTGCAGTCCATCCCTGATAACCTGGATCTGAGAGGGGACTCTCTGCTCAGAAATTTGGACATCAGATGCATTCGCAGTCTTAACG GTTGCCGTGTTACTGACGAGATCCTCTACTTGGTGCCCAATAAAGAGAACTTCAGGCTTACTCTGAGAGCCATCAAACTTTGGGCTAAGC GCCGAGGGATCTACTCCAACATGCTTGGCTTCCTTGGCGGTGTGTCCTGGGCCATGCTGGTGGCCCGAACCTGTCAGCTTTACCCCAACGCTGTGGCTGCCACACTTGTGCACAAGTTCTTCCTTGTCTTCTCAAAGTG GGAATGGCCAAATCCAGTGCTTTTAaaacagcctgaagacagcaatTTGAATCTGCCGGTCTGGGAcccacgg GTAAACCCTGCAGACCGATACCATTTAATGCCCATTATCACGCCTGCATACCCACAGCAGAATTCCACCTACAATGTCTCCACATCCACACGGACCATTATGAGCGAGGAGTTCAAATATG GGCTTGCGGTTACAGATGAAATCCTTCAGGGTAAAGCTGAATGGTCCAAGCTGTTCGAGCCACCTAACTTCTTCCAAAAGTACAA GCATTATATTGTTCTCACTGCCAGTGCATCTACTGAGGAGAACCACTTAGAATG GGTTGGGCTGGTAGAGTCTAAGATCAGGGTTCTGGTTGGTAATCTGGAGCGCAATGAATACATCACCCTCGCACACGTGAACCCACAGTCATTCCCTTGGTCAAAGGAGAGTCGAAACGA gAATGATTTTGTCTCAATGTGGTTCATTGGAATCATCTTCAAAAAACTGGAGAATGCTGACTGTGTGAACATTGATTTGACTTATGACATCCAGTCCTTTACAGACACTG TGTACAGGCAGGCCAACAACATTAACATGCTGAAGGAGGGCATGACCATTGAAGCCACACACGTTAGGAAAAAGCAGCTGCACCAGTACCTGCCTTCTGAGCTGGTGCACAGGGGCAAGAAAAAG AGCCTCGGCGATCTGAACCGAAGCTCTAATGGTGGTGGGTCAAAGCGCTGCTCTCTGGACAACAGCcagctggacagctccagaGATACGGATACAGGCACACCTTTCAGCTCTCCCGTCCCAGTCAAGAAAGTCTGCAAGGCGACTTCCAGCCCCGATGACAG CATCACCCCTCCGGCACCACTGTTTGTGGATAGCTCCCCAGTCTCTGACTCGTCTCCTCCAAAGCAGGAGCAGGGAATGTCCATACCAGTTATTGGCGCAA AGCCTTCAGCCAAGCCCACAGCAGCCCCTGTAAGCAGCACCATCCCCACAGTGGTGGGCCGAAGCGTCATCCCACGTATGAGCTCACCCACTTCCAGCCCACCTGACCTGCCCAATGGCCTCAACGGTGTTGCCCCCAAGAGACCCCACTCACCGTCACTGGAGGAGCCACCCAAAAAACTCAAAGACACAGAGCAG ATGTTCTCGGATGATTCTGCATTTAAAGAACCATACCCACCCCCCAGTAACGGACAGGATCTAGTAGACACCCCTACAGTG GAGGGTGCTGCGGTTACAAAGCCTATGCCCATTCCAACTATTGATACATCAAGGACCCAG AGACTGCCCAGTAAGGAACTGCCAGATTCATCTTCTCCAGTTCCTACAAGTAATCTGCGCGTCATTAAGAACTCAATCAGGCTCACTCTTAACCGGTAA
- the papolg gene encoding poly(A) polymerase gamma isoform X2, protein MLSGQQPQKHYGITSSISLAFPREIDHMYTQKLIEAMKPFGVFEDEDELNHRLAVLGKLNSFVKNWIAEISESKNLPPSAIANVGGKIFTFGSYRLGVHTKGADIDALCVAPRHVERSDFFSSFFEKLKQHEEIKDLRAVEDAFVPVIKFKFDGIEIDLLFARLALQSIPDNLDLRGDSLLRNLDIRCIRSLNGCRVTDEILYLVPNKENFRLTLRAIKLWAKRRGIYSNMLGFLGGVSWAMLVARTCQLYPNAVAATLVHKFFLVFSKWEWPNPVLLKQPEDSNLNLPVWDPRVNPADRYHLMPIITPAYPQQNSTYNVSTSTRTIMSEEFKYGLAVTDEILQGKAEWSKLFEPPNFFQKYKHYIVLTASASTEENHLEWVGLVESKIRVLVGNLERNEYITLAHVNPQSFPWSKESRNENDFVSMWFIGIIFKKLENADCVNIDLTYDIQSFTDTVYRQANNINMLKEGMTIEATHVRKKQLHQYLPSELVHRGKKKSLGDLNRSSNGGGSKRCSLDNSQLDSSRDTDTGTPFSSPVPVKKVCKATSSPDDSITPPAPLFVDSSPVSDSSPPKQEQGMSIPVIGAKPSAKPTAAPVSSTIPTVVGRSVIPRMSSPTSSPPDLPNGLNGVAPKRPHSPSLEEPPKKLKDTEQMFSDDSAFKEPYPPPSNGQDLVDTPTVEGAAVTKPMPIPTIDTSRTQRLPSKELPDSSSPVPTSNLRVIKNSIRLTLNR, encoded by the exons ATGCTTAGCGGGCAGCAGCCTCAGAAACACTATGGTATCACTTCATCAATCAGCCTGGCTTTTCCCAGGGAGATTGACCACATGTACACTCAGAAGCTCATAGAGGCTATGAAACCTTTTGGAGTCTTTGAGGATGAAGATGAGCTCAATCACAG GCTTGCAGTTCTTGGAAAACTTAATTCATTTGTGAAAAATTGGATTGCGGAGATCAGTGAATCAAAG AACCTGCCACCTTCAGCTATAGCGAACGTTGGGGGCAAAATTTTTACCTTTGGGTCCTATCGACTGGGAGTGCACACGAAAG GGGCTGATATTGATGCTCTGTGTGTTGCACCTCGTCATGTTGAGAGGAGCGActttttttcatctttctttgaAAAACTAAAACAGCATGAGGAGATCAAGGACCTGCGG GCTGTGGAAGATGCATTTGTACCTGTGATAAAATTCAAGTTTGATGGGATTGAG ATTGATCTTCTTTTTGCGAGACTTGCTTTGCAGTCCATCCCTGATAACCTGGATCTGAGAGGGGACTCTCTGCTCAGAAATTTGGACATCAGATGCATTCGCAGTCTTAACG GTTGCCGTGTTACTGACGAGATCCTCTACTTGGTGCCCAATAAAGAGAACTTCAGGCTTACTCTGAGAGCCATCAAACTTTGGGCTAAGC GCCGAGGGATCTACTCCAACATGCTTGGCTTCCTTGGCGGTGTGTCCTGGGCCATGCTGGTGGCCCGAACCTGTCAGCTTTACCCCAACGCTGTGGCTGCCACACTTGTGCACAAGTTCTTCCTTGTCTTCTCAAAGTG GGAATGGCCAAATCCAGTGCTTTTAaaacagcctgaagacagcaatTTGAATCTGCCGGTCTGGGAcccacgg GTAAACCCTGCAGACCGATACCATTTAATGCCCATTATCACGCCTGCATACCCACAGCAGAATTCCACCTACAATGTCTCCACATCCACACGGACCATTATGAGCGAGGAGTTCAAATATG GGCTTGCGGTTACAGATGAAATCCTTCAGGGTAAAGCTGAATGGTCCAAGCTGTTCGAGCCACCTAACTTCTTCCAAAAGTACAA GCATTATATTGTTCTCACTGCCAGTGCATCTACTGAGGAGAACCACTTAGAATG GGTTGGGCTGGTAGAGTCTAAGATCAGGGTTCTGGTTGGTAATCTGGAGCGCAATGAATACATCACCCTCGCACACGTGAACCCACAGTCATTCCCTTGGTCAAAGGAGAGTCGAAACGA gAATGATTTTGTCTCAATGTGGTTCATTGGAATCATCTTCAAAAAACTGGAGAATGCTGACTGTGTGAACATTGATTTGACTTATGACATCCAGTCCTTTACAGACACTG TGTACAGGCAGGCCAACAACATTAACATGCTGAAGGAGGGCATGACCATTGAAGCCACACACGTTAGGAAAAAGCAGCTGCACCAGTACCTGCCTTCTGAGCTGGTGCACAGGGGCAAGAAAAAG AGCCTCGGCGATCTGAACCGAAGCTCTAATGGTGGTGGGTCAAAGCGCTGCTCTCTGGACAACAGCcagctggacagctccagaGATACGGATACAGGCACACCTTTCAGCTCTCCCGTCCCAGTCAAGAAAGTCTGCAAGGCGACTTCCAGCCCCGATGACAG CATCACCCCTCCGGCACCACTGTTTGTGGATAGCTCCCCAGTCTCTGACTCGTCTCCTCCAAAGCAGGAGCAGGGAATGTCCATACCAGTTATTGGCGCAA AGCCTTCAGCCAAGCCCACAGCAGCCCCTGTAAGCAGCACCATCCCCACAGTGGTGGGCCGAAGCGTCATCCCACGTATGAGCTCACCCACTTCCAGCCCACCTGACCTGCCCAATGGCCTCAACGGTGTTGCCCCCAAGAGACCCCACTCACCGTCACTGGAGGAGCCACCCAAAAAACTCAAAGACACAGAGCAG ATGTTCTCGGATGATTCTGCATTTAAAGAACCATACCCACCCCCCAGTAACGGACAGGATCTAGTAGACACCCCTACAGTG GAGGGTGCTGCGGTTACAAAGCCTATGCCCATTCCAACTATTGATACATCAAGGACCCAG AGACTGCCCAGTAAGGAACTGCCAGATTCATCTTCTCCAGTTCCTACAAGTAATCTGCGCGTCATTAAGAACTCAATCAGGCTCACTCTTAACCGGTAA